Within the Streptosporangium album genome, the region ACGGGATCGGCATCGTCACGGTGCGCAGACTCACCTTACGCATCCGGTCCACCAACGGGATCATGAACCGCAGCCCGGGTTCGCGAACCGTGCGGACTTGTCCAGGCCGGAACACCACCCCGCGTTCGTATCGCCGCACGATCGCTATACCAAGATTCGACACGGCAACCCCCCTTGTCGCCCTTCCCTCTCACCCTGCACCCGACCCATGCCGGGATGCCAGGGACCTAAGCCCCTGACCGTACGGTCCCAGGTCAGCTCCGGGACCGGCTGTTCCGACAACCGGCTTTCCGAAGGACGCTTCCGCCCGATCCGGCAAACCGATACCGGGCCCGCTCGGCCGCCATCTTCAGGACCTTCGGCCCTATGGGCCGGCGGACACGCTCGTAAAGATGCTGGTGACCGATGTTTCACACCGGAGATCCTGATGGAGATGAACGAACCCACACTCAGGCCGAGTGGCCGCCCTGCCGGCGGGGCCGAAACGCTGCCGCCCTCCTGGGTGCCACTCCAGGTGATCGTGCAGGTGGGATCAGACGGTATGACCGTGCTTTCGATACGGGGCGAGCTGGACATCGCCGCAGAAAGGCCGCTCCGTGAACTGGTGGGCGTGGTCATCTCCCGCGATACACCGAATGCGCTGCTTGACCTGTCCGATGTCACTTTCTGTGATACATCAGGCTTGCAGGCGCTATACCTCTGCGGCGAGGACGCGCGAGCCCTGGGCGGCACACTGGTGCTGACCGGCCTGCCGGAGCGGATGCTGTGGCTCTTGAAGATCAGCGGCCTCGGATGTGCCTTCACACCCGTCGTCCGCGCATCCGGCCGATCCGGCCCCCCGTGCCGACCTTCGTCCGATCGTGAGTAGCGGCGGACTTCGCTCCCGTCGACATTCGGGTAATTCCCGGCCTTTGATCGGCGTGGCGGCCGAGGAGGACATCGACCTCATCACTCTGGGATGGTCCCAGTACGGCGGCGCGGGAAGAGCAAGGACCGTCCGCGGCATCGTGGCCGACGCGGACGTCCCC harbors:
- a CDS encoding STAS domain-containing protein, which encodes MNEPTLRPSGRPAGGAETLPPSWVPLQVIVQVGSDGMTVLSIRGELDIAAERPLRELVGVVISRDTPNALLDLSDVTFCDTSGLQALYLCGEDARALGGTLVLTGLPERMLWLLKISGLGCAFTPVVRASGRSGPPCRPSSDRE